The DNA segment GGCACGGGAGCAGTCACTGTCCTGAAAGATTTATCGTTCGCTATCGCTGACGGAGAATTTGTCGCGATTATGGGTCCGTCTGGTTCAGGAAAATCAACCCTGATGAACATTTTGGGGGCGTTAGATATTCCGACTTCCGGCGAATATTTTTTAGATAAAAAAAGTGTCGCGGCGTTGTCTGACGACGAGTTGGCCGACATCAGAAAAAATAAAATTGGTTTTGTTTTTCAATCATTCAATCTTCTTCCGCGCTCCACTGTTTTAAGAAATGTAATGTTGCCGCTTGTTTATGCCGGCGTTCCAAAAGAAGAAAGGGAATCGCGGGCAAGAGAGTCTCTTTCAAACGCTGGTTTAGACGAAGAACATTTCTATCACCTTACAAACCAACTTTCCGGTGGACAGATGCAAAGAGTGGCAATCGCGAGGGCGCTTGTGAATAATCCGTCATTAATTTTGGCTGATGAGCCGACAGGAAATCTTGATACCAAAACAGGAGAAGTTGTTCTTGGGACATTAGAGGAATTAAATAAAAAAAATAATCATACAATTATTTTAATTACCCATGAACGAGGTGTTGCGGAGCATGCGGACAGAATAATTCAGATTCGCGACGGCATTATCGTATCCGACGAAAGAAAATAAATAGTTTATATATGAAAATTAGAGATTTGTTTGAAGAAATTTTTTTGGCGTTGCTTGGGAATAAGGCGCGGTCCGGTCTTACGATTTTGGGAATTGTCATTGGTATTGGATCAGTGATCGCCATGATTTCTATTGGTCAGGGCGCACAAGGATCAATACAATCAAACATTGAATCCATAGGTTCAAATTTGATTCAGGTTATGCCCGGCACGCAGAGGTCATCGGGTGTAAGCGCCGGATGGGGTTCATCTCAAACTTTGACTGCAGAAGATGCCGATGCGATCGGCGCGGAAATTTTTTTAGCGAACGCCGTGGCGCCGGAAATTTCCGGTCGATATCAAATAACTGCCAAAGGCACAAACACGAATACTTCAGTTGTTGGAATAACAGCCTCATATCCCGGAGTTCGAAATGTTGAGATAGAACAAGGTTCTTTTATTTCTGAACAAAACATAAAGAATATGTCGAAGGTCGCGGTTTTGGGGCCAAGCGCACGAGATGATCTTTTTGGCGAAGAAGTTGATGCAGTTGGACAAACGATCAGAATTAAAGGAATGGAATTTAAGGTTATCGGGGTAACGAAGTCAAAGGGTGGCAGCGGTTTTGGCAGCCAAGATGATATGATTTTTGTTCCCCTTTCTTCCGCCCAAAAATTTTTAGTCGGGAAAAATTACGTAAGCACGATTAGTATTCAGGCGAAAGACGCCAAATCAATGACAACGCTTCAAGAAGAAGTTACAGCACTTCTCCTTGCGCGTCATAATATTTCTGATCCAAACTCAGCAGATTTTAGAATCATGAATCAAGCCGATGTTGTGGCGAGCGCTTCATCTATAACCAATACATTGACATTGCTTTTGGGTTCAATCGCTGGAATTTCTTTGATTGTGGGCGGTATTGGCATTATGAATATGATGCTCACTAATGTTACGGAACGAACGCGCGAGATTGGTTTGCGTAAAGCTATTGGCGCGAAACGCAAAGATGTCAGCCTCCAATTTTTGCTTGAAGCCATGGTGCTTACTTTGGTCGGTGGAGTGGTGGGAATATTTTTTGGATGGCTTGCGTCTTTAGGTGTAGAAAAGTTTGGGGGAATTACCACCGCAATCTCGCCAACGTCTGTTTTTTTGGCGTGCGGGGTTTCCGCCGCGATCGGAATTATTTTTGGTTATTACCCGGCGAGACGCGCAGCCAAATTAAATCCAATCCAGGCGCTGCGTTACGAGTAAAATTAACAATTAGCAGTTAATATTTAACAATTAACAAAAACTATGAAGAAATTTTTACCTATTTTTATCGCGATCGTAATTATCGTGGGCGGAGCAGCTTTCTATGGAGGAATGAAATATGGAGAAAGTAAAAGAAGCATTGGCGTCCGCGAGGGTTTTTCTGATTTTGGAAAAGTATCATTTGGAGATAGACAAGGTTTTGCCGGAGAAGCCGGTGCTCTGGGCGGAAAAAACATTGGCGCGAATTTTGTAAGTGGGGAAATTATTTCAAAAGATGATAAAAGTTTAACTGTGAAACTTCCGGACGGCGGATCAAAAATAATTTTCTTTTCCGATGCAACAAAAATTACAAAAACAGCTGAGGGAGCCATGGAAGATTTAAAAGTAGGGGAAAATGTTATGGCAAACGGTACGGCCAATGACGGCGGAAGTATTACGGCAGAAACAATTCAGCTACGGCCGACAATGGTTAGTCCTACAAATACTAATTCCAATAATCAATAAAAGAGTTTGCGCCATTTTTAAGCACGGAACAAGCGTGAATAAAAAAATAAAACGGCCGCCGAATCGGCGGCCGTTTTTATATATTTCTTGCGCGGGCTAAAGCCCGCTATTCCAAAACTATTTTTTTTCTTCTTCGGCTTCCGGTATTTCCTGTTTTGGTTCTTCGGTTTTAACTTCCTCAACTGGTTTTTCGGCCGGAGCTTCCGCGTGAGTTTCCTCCGCGGTTTTTTCTTCAGCATTTTCCTCGGTTGATTTTTCCAAAGTTTTTTCTTTGGCGCCGCGGAGACTCAGGCCCAAGCGATGGTCGACTGGCTCAATGGAAATAATTTTGAATTTTAGCGTATCGCCAATTTTTGCCACCTCAGTTGGACTTTGAATCGGTTTCGCGGACAACTCAGAGATGTGGGCTAAGCCGTGGATTTCCGGATCAAGTTCAACAAATAATCCAAAAGGATTTATTTTAAGAACCTTGCCTTCCACAACTTGGCCGACATTATATTTTTCGCTGATTTTTTTCCAAGGATCATCAATTAATTTTTTCATTGACAAGAAAATTTTTGAACCTTCCACGCCAATGATTTCTGCTTTTATTTCTTCGCCAACCTTAACGACATCTTCCGGATGGTCAATTCTTTGCCAGGCCAATTCGGAAATGTGAACCAATCCTTCTAAATTATCAAACTTCACAAAAATGCCAAAATCAGCCAGGGCGGAAACGGTTCCGGAAATTATGTCGCCGACCTTGTAGGAAGAAATAATATTTTTTTGTTTTTCTTCCCAGGCGGCCTTTTCCGAAACAATTAATTTTTCTTCTTCCGAGCCCACATCAATAACTTTGACTTCAAGCGGAGTCCCGACGAAAGTTTTTAATTTTTCTAATATTTTATTTTTCTCGCCGCCCGGCACGCGCGGATAATGTTCCGGCGCGAGTTGCGAGACAGGCAAGAAGCCGACAATTTTATTAACATTAATCATTAAACCGCCTTTATTCGCGTCCATCACGGTAGCGATTACGATTTCGCCGGATTTTTGAAGCTCCATCAGTTTGTCCCAAATCTTTTTGTGCCCGGCAAAGCGGAAAGACAATTCCATTTCGCCGCGTTCATTTTCCATTTCTAAAATTGTAGCCTCGGTTTCGTCACCCGGTTTTAATTCGGAATAATCGGCTGATTCGTTGCAAAGCTCCCGGCCGCGGACAACGCCCGTCTTAAATCCCGGAATATCCAAGTTAACTTCGTTTTTACTGATAGTTAAAACTATGCCGCGGACGACGTCTCCGACCTTGGGAATCGCAAGAAAGTTTCCTTCGGCGAGTAATTTTTCAAATTCTCCACTCTCGGTTTTTTTTGTTAGATTTGTTAGATCCATAGTTAATAATTAGAGAGGTTGTCGGGAACCCCGGCAAACCTCAAAACTCCTTTCTTTAATAAGATAGAAATAGTATATAACATCTTGAATTTTTTGGCAAGAAGCGGTAAAATATATGTATAAATAATTAATTTAATAACTTATTATGTCTGAAAGAGGAAGGATTTTAGAGTTTTCATCCGAAAAAAGAGGAGATCTCCAAAAGGAGAAAAACGACGGTATAAAAATTTTAGAAATTATTCAAGTTGTGAATCCCGACAAAGATCCAGAAATTTTAGTAACATGCGATTTGGTTGATGGCGTAGTGCAGTTTAAGGGAGACGAAGGCGTGATAGAGGAGTTGCGAAAAGAAGAATTTTATTGGGAGGGTCAGAAGGTTACTCCCGATGACGGAGAAAAATTTTTGCGGGCCGTGAAGGCGAGTTATCGCAACCCTTATTTTTTAGCTAGAAAA comes from the Patescibacteria group bacterium genome and includes:
- a CDS encoding ABC transporter ATP-binding protein, whose amino-acid sequence is MIECKKITKTYLTGTGAVTVLKDLSFAIADGEFVAIMGPSGSGKSTLMNILGALDIPTSGEYFLDKKSVAALSDDELADIRKNKIGFVFQSFNLLPRSTVLRNVMLPLVYAGVPKEERESRARESLSNAGLDEEHFYHLTNQLSGGQMQRVAIARALVNNPSLILADEPTGNLDTKTGEVVLGTLEELNKKNNHTIILITHERGVAEHADRIIQIRDGIIVSDERK
- a CDS encoding ABC transporter permease, which gives rise to MKIRDLFEEIFLALLGNKARSGLTILGIVIGIGSVIAMISIGQGAQGSIQSNIESIGSNLIQVMPGTQRSSGVSAGWGSSQTLTAEDADAIGAEIFLANAVAPEISGRYQITAKGTNTNTSVVGITASYPGVRNVEIEQGSFISEQNIKNMSKVAVLGPSARDDLFGEEVDAVGQTIRIKGMEFKVIGVTKSKGGSGFGSQDDMIFVPLSSAQKFLVGKNYVSTISIQAKDAKSMTTLQEEVTALLLARHNISDPNSADFRIMNQADVVASASSITNTLTLLLGSIAGISLIVGGIGIMNMMLTNVTERTREIGLRKAIGAKRKDVSLQFLLEAMVLTLVGGVVGIFFGWLASLGVEKFGGITTAISPTSVFLACGVSAAIGIIFGYYPARRAAKLNPIQALRYE
- a CDS encoding S1 RNA-binding domain-containing protein is translated as MDLTNLTKKTESGEFEKLLAEGNFLAIPKVGDVVRGIVLTISKNEVNLDIPGFKTGVVRGRELCNESADYSELKPGDETEATILEMENERGEMELSFRFAGHKKIWDKLMELQKSGEIVIATVMDANKGGLMINVNKIVGFLPVSQLAPEHYPRVPGGEKNKILEKLKTFVGTPLEVKVIDVGSEEEKLIVSEKAAWEEKQKNIISSYKVGDIISGTVSALADFGIFVKFDNLEGLVHISELAWQRIDHPEDVVKVGEEIKAEIIGVEGSKIFLSMKKLIDDPWKKISEKYNVGQVVEGKVLKINPFGLFVELDPEIHGLAHISELSAKPIQSPTEVAKIGDTLKFKIISIEPVDHRLGLSLRGAKEKTLEKSTEENAEEKTAEETHAEAPAEKPVEEVKTEEPKQEIPEAEEEKK